A window from Caulobacter sp. X encodes these proteins:
- the nth gene encoding endonuclease III, which produces MQLSLSLARSPLESVRDALLCEFGPQRPVTRMDPISQLVKSSISGRTQDAVSWAAFLRLRAAFKAWDDLADAPVAAVARIIEDVTFPVDKARHLTTALKMIRDKVGWLSLNHLKTLTVDQARWELQALPGVGTKVAACVLNFSDLAMRALVVDTHVDRVAKRIGLVGAGDATHTYHTLMALAPDVWTADDLFELHWLMKRGLGQMLCPHEGPKCGACPLKATCAKVGVGRSADVLEWRPRA; this is translated from the coding sequence ATGCAACTGTCCCTAAGCCTTGCCCGGTCGCCGCTGGAAAGCGTGCGTGACGCCCTGCTCTGCGAATTCGGTCCGCAGCGACCGGTCACGCGGATGGACCCGATCTCGCAGCTGGTGAAGTCCTCGATCAGCGGCCGCACCCAGGACGCGGTCTCGTGGGCCGCCTTCCTGCGGCTGCGGGCGGCGTTCAAGGCCTGGGACGACCTGGCCGACGCGCCGGTCGCGGCCGTGGCGCGGATCATCGAGGACGTCACCTTCCCGGTCGACAAGGCCCGCCACCTGACCACCGCCCTGAAGATGATCCGTGACAAGGTCGGCTGGCTGTCGCTGAACCACCTGAAGACCCTGACGGTCGATCAGGCTCGCTGGGAGCTGCAGGCCCTGCCCGGCGTCGGGACCAAGGTCGCCGCCTGCGTGCTGAACTTCAGCGACCTGGCGATGCGGGCCCTCGTCGTCGACACCCATGTGGACCGGGTCGCCAAGCGCATCGGCCTGGTTGGCGCCGGTGATGCGACCCACACCTATCACACTCTGATGGCGCTGGCGCCCGACGTCTGGACCGCCGACGATCTGTTCGAGCTGCACTGGCTGATGAAGCGGGGCCTGGGGCAGATGCTGTGCCCGCACGAAGGTCCTAAGTGCGGCGCCTGTCCGCTCAAGGCGACCTGCGCCAAGGTCGGGGTGGGTCGTAGCGCGGATGTGCTGGAATGGCGGCCGCGCGCCTGA
- a CDS encoding Dabb family protein, producing MTAFDRRALLSGGLAAGAALATSASAAPEAPLVFHQVFFWLKTPGAKADRDQLIAGLKALKAIEVIQQLHIGVPASTEKRDVVDNSYDVSELMAFKSVEDQKRYQDHPLHQKFVTDCGHLWSKVVVYDSMAV from the coding sequence ATGACCGCTTTCGATCGCCGCGCCCTCCTCTCCGGCGGTCTCGCGGCCGGCGCCGCCCTGGCGACGTCCGCGAGCGCCGCGCCCGAGGCCCCTCTGGTGTTCCATCAGGTGTTCTTCTGGCTGAAGACCCCCGGCGCCAAGGCCGATCGCGACCAACTGATCGCGGGTCTCAAGGCGCTGAAGGCCATCGAGGTGATCCAGCAGCTGCACATCGGCGTGCCGGCCTCGACCGAGAAGCGCGACGTGGTGGACAACAGCTACGACGTCTCGGAGCTGATGGCCTTCAAAAGCGTCGAGGACCAGAAGCGCTATCAGGACCACCCGCTGCACCAGAAGTTCGTGACCGACTGCGGCCACCTCTGGAGCAAGGTGGTGGTCTACGACAGCATGGCGGTCTGA
- a CDS encoding TonB-dependent receptor, whose protein sequence is MKRMGLAAGALGVLVMAQGARAAEVAKAEDQSTAVEAVVVTGEKTSRSLQQTVTSVAVTTAARIERENIQTFYDVVARTANMSETYGKTGFTIRGVSNMNVSGGGTGGLATVYVDGAALPIEAVYGGPLEMWDIGQVEVLRGPQSTLQGRNSLAGAVVITSANPTYVPQFRARVNLASGDERTFAIAGGGPIVADQLAFRASVEKKDSDGFVYNQTLKRDIDALDSLNVRGKLLFTPSALPGLKAMLTYAHSDRDAGYLFTYSRIDTPDYYKHRVDLSGDPNRTKTKTDILTADVAYRFSDKLTLNAIASLNTVKTRSTYDLDFKAVRTSYGARREDTDTASQELRLNYDGERLKGLIGLYHAKRDVQDLTASQVNVTFPRTTLVNTLTSTLLASVPNPTAAQQAAASAQANAFANLYIAALPVIPVDYSGEQPSVIDTSAIFADASYALTDKLSLLGGFRYDHEKNTGGSSQVARFTGTYPTASSFGAYAPYVTLVNAFVANMVAQAGSAAPEDTRTFNAFLPKVGVKYDWTPDINTSLVAQRGYRSGGSTVNIARSTVAAYDPEYTWNYEASLRTAWLDGTLTVNANAFYVDWKDQQVTVNLGINSYDYEVRNAGKSHLYGFELELAQRVTPALSWYASLGHTRTKFDDFTITSGVDTRNLAGSEFPYAPHWTVAMGADYRWASGLIAHLDGNYRSGSYSSAGLQQAQDDVVKERVVFNGRFGYERARWGAYIYGKNLLNATYAQYTRADVGVAMLSEPRILGLTLETRW, encoded by the coding sequence ATGAAGCGGATGGGGTTGGCGGCGGGCGCGCTGGGCGTTCTGGTTATGGCGCAAGGGGCGCGAGCGGCCGAGGTCGCCAAGGCCGAAGACCAGTCCACCGCCGTGGAGGCCGTGGTCGTCACGGGCGAGAAGACCTCCCGCTCTTTGCAGCAGACGGTGACCAGCGTCGCGGTGACCACCGCCGCGCGCATCGAGCGCGAGAACATCCAGACCTTCTATGACGTGGTCGCCCGCACGGCGAACATGAGCGAGACCTACGGCAAGACCGGCTTCACGATCCGCGGCGTCAGCAACATGAACGTGTCGGGCGGCGGCACGGGCGGCCTGGCGACCGTCTATGTCGACGGCGCCGCCCTGCCGATTGAGGCCGTCTACGGCGGTCCGCTCGAGATGTGGGACATCGGCCAGGTCGAGGTGTTGCGTGGGCCGCAATCGACGCTGCAGGGCCGCAACTCGCTGGCCGGCGCGGTCGTCATCACCTCGGCCAATCCGACCTACGTCCCGCAGTTCCGGGCGCGGGTGAACCTCGCCAGCGGCGACGAGCGCACCTTCGCGATCGCGGGCGGCGGCCCGATCGTCGCGGATCAGCTGGCCTTCCGCGCCTCGGTCGAGAAGAAGGACAGCGACGGCTTCGTCTATAATCAGACGCTGAAGCGCGACATCGACGCGCTGGACAGCCTGAACGTCCGGGGCAAGCTGCTGTTCACGCCAAGCGCCCTGCCCGGCCTGAAGGCGATGCTGACCTACGCCCACAGCGACCGCGACGCCGGCTATCTGTTCACCTATTCGCGCATCGACACGCCCGACTACTACAAGCACCGGGTGGATCTGTCGGGTGATCCGAACCGCACGAAGACCAAGACCGACATCCTGACCGCCGATGTCGCCTACAGGTTCAGCGACAAGCTGACCCTGAACGCGATTGCCTCGCTGAACACGGTCAAGACCCGCTCCACCTATGATCTCGACTTCAAGGCCGTCAGAACCTCGTACGGCGCGCGGCGCGAGGACACCGACACAGCCTCGCAGGAGCTGCGGCTGAACTATGACGGCGAGCGCCTGAAGGGCCTGATCGGCCTCTACCACGCCAAGCGTGACGTCCAGGACCTGACCGCCAGCCAGGTCAACGTCACCTTCCCGCGGACGACGCTGGTCAACACCCTGACCTCGACCCTGCTGGCCAGCGTCCCCAACCCGACCGCCGCCCAGCAGGCGGCCGCGTCGGCCCAGGCCAACGCCTTCGCCAACCTCTATATCGCGGCCCTGCCGGTGATCCCGGTGGACTATTCGGGCGAGCAGCCGTCGGTGATCGACACCAGCGCCATCTTCGCCGACGCCAGCTACGCCCTGACCGACAAGCTGAGCCTGCTGGGCGGCTTTCGCTATGACCACGAGAAGAACACCGGCGGCAGCAGCCAGGTCGCGCGCTTCACGGGGACCTATCCCACGGCGTCGAGCTTTGGGGCCTACGCGCCTTACGTGACCCTGGTGAACGCCTTCGTCGCCAACATGGTGGCCCAGGCGGGCTCCGCGGCGCCGGAGGACACCCGGACCTTCAACGCCTTCCTGCCCAAGGTCGGCGTCAAGTACGACTGGACGCCGGACATCAACACCAGCCTGGTCGCCCAGCGCGGCTATCGCTCCGGCGGCTCGACGGTGAACATCGCCCGCTCGACCGTGGCGGCCTACGACCCCGAATATACCTGGAACTATGAAGCCTCGCTGCGCACCGCCTGGCTGGACGGGACCCTGACGGTCAACGCCAACGCCTTCTATGTCGACTGGAAGGACCAGCAGGTCACGGTGAACCTGGGCATCAACAGCTACGACTACGAAGTCCGCAACGCGGGCAAGTCGCACCTCTACGGCTTCGAGCTGGAGCTCGCCCAGCGGGTCACCCCGGCGCTGTCGTGGTACGCGTCGCTGGGCCACACGCGGACCAAGTTCGACGACTTCACCATCACCTCGGGCGTCGACACGCGGAATCTCGCCGGGTCGGAGTTCCCCTACGCCCCGCACTGGACGGTGGCGATGGGCGCCGACTATCGCTGGGCCAGCGGCCTGATCGCCCACCTGGACGGAAACTATCGGTCCGGCAGCTACTCCTCGGCGGGCTTGCAGCAGGCGCAGGACGATGTCGTCAAGGAACGCGTCGTGTTCAACGGCCGATTCGGCTACGAGCGCGCCCGCTGGGGCGCGTACATCTACGGCAAGAACCTGCTGAACGCGACCTACGCCCAGTACACCCGCGCCGACGTGGGCGTGGCGATGCTGAGCGAGCCCCGCATTCTGGGCCTGACCCTGGAAACGCGCTGGTGA
- a CDS encoding (2Fe-2S)-binding protein produces MAFTLTVNGETRTADVDGDTPLLWVLRDTLGLVGAKFGCGAALCGACTVHLDGEAIRSCVTPISEVGGKKVTTIEGIGKTPIGAKVQDAWKTIDVPQCGYCQAGQIMSASALLAAKPKPTDADIDAAMNGNLCRCATYNRIRKAIKVAAGQEKA; encoded by the coding sequence ATGGCGTTCACGCTGACCGTCAATGGTGAAACCAGGACCGCCGACGTGGACGGCGACACGCCGCTCCTGTGGGTGCTGCGCGACACGCTGGGCCTGGTCGGCGCCAAGTTCGGCTGCGGCGCGGCGCTCTGCGGGGCCTGCACCGTGCATCTGGACGGCGAGGCCATCCGATCCTGCGTGACTCCGATCAGCGAGGTCGGCGGCAAGAAGGTCACCACCATCGAGGGGATCGGCAAGACGCCGATCGGGGCCAAGGTGCAAGACGCCTGGAAGACGATCGACGTACCCCAGTGCGGCTACTGCCAGGCGGGCCAGATCATGTCGGCCTCGGCGCTGCTGGCCGCGAAGCCCAAGCCAACCGACGCCGACATCGACGCGGCCATGAACGGCAACCTCTGCCGCTGCGCGACCTACAACCGCATTCGCAAGGCGATCAAGGTCGCCGCCGGCCAGGAGAAGGCGTGA
- the upp gene encoding uracil phosphoribosyltransferase: MSQVTVVNHPLVQHKLTRMRDKSTSTKTFRALMRETATLLCYEVTRDLPMDKVEIETPVAPATAYEIAGKKLVFAPILRAGLGMCEGMLDLVPSARVAHIGLYRDHETLEAIEYYFKAPEDISGRLTIVVDPMLATGHSAIAAISRLKHYGVANLRFVCLLAAQAGVDALREAHPDVPIWTAAIDERLNEHGYIVPGLGDAGDRTFGTR; encoded by the coding sequence ATGTCCCAGGTCACCGTCGTCAATCATCCGCTCGTCCAGCACAAGCTGACCCGGATGCGGGACAAGTCGACCTCGACCAAGACCTTCCGCGCCCTGATGCGCGAGACGGCGACGCTGCTCTGCTACGAGGTCACCCGCGACCTGCCGATGGACAAGGTCGAGATCGAGACCCCGGTCGCGCCCGCCACGGCCTATGAGATCGCCGGCAAGAAGCTGGTCTTCGCCCCGATCCTGCGGGCGGGCCTGGGGATGTGCGAGGGGATGCTGGACCTGGTCCCGTCGGCCCGCGTGGCCCACATCGGCCTCTATCGCGATCACGAGACGCTGGAGGCCATCGAGTACTACTTCAAGGCGCCCGAGGACATCTCCGGCCGCCTCACGATCGTTGTCGATCCGATGCTGGCGACGGGCCACTCGGCCATCGCCGCCATCTCGCGCCTGAAGCACTATGGCGTCGCCAACCTGCGCTTCGTCTGCCTGTTGGCCGCACAAGCCGGCGTGGACGCCCTGCGCGAAGCCCATCCCGACGTGCCGATCTGGACGGCGGCGATCGACGAGAGGCTCAACGAGCACGGCTATATCGTGCCGGGCCTGGGCGACGCCGGCGACCGGACGTTCGGAACGCGGTAG
- a CDS encoding NUDIX hydrolase translates to MDEVTASRGKQEGRKSGGGKRRQVAALPWRGEGEALRILLVSSRETRRWVIPKGWPMKGKTDSAAAAQEAYEEAGLDGVIADKPIGEYEYLKRLKSGAAKLVKVDVYPLQATGEHATWPEKGQRTLRWMTPVEAALSVQEPDLRDLIARFAGVELSAEDHPAPTPAPTPVRVTFQRLRRRVTALWGRYGR, encoded by the coding sequence CTGGATGAAGTGACGGCCTCGCGAGGCAAGCAGGAAGGACGCAAGTCCGGCGGCGGCAAGCGCCGCCAGGTCGCCGCCTTGCCCTGGCGCGGCGAAGGCGAGGCCTTGCGCATCCTGCTGGTCTCCTCGCGCGAGACCCGCCGCTGGGTGATCCCCAAGGGCTGGCCGATGAAGGGCAAGACCGACTCCGCCGCGGCCGCCCAGGAGGCCTACGAGGAAGCGGGCCTCGACGGCGTCATCGCCGACAAGCCGATCGGCGAGTACGAGTACCTGAAACGCCTGAAGAGCGGCGCGGCCAAGCTGGTCAAGGTCGACGTCTATCCCCTGCAGGCGACCGGCGAGCACGCGACCTGGCCCGAAAAGGGCCAGCGCACCCTGCGATGGATGACGCCGGTCGAGGCCGCCCTTTCTGTCCAGGAGCCGGACCTGCGCGACCTGATCGCCCGCTTCGCCGGGGTCGAACTCTCGGCGGAAGATCACCCCGCCCCCACCCCCGCCCCGACGCCGGTGCGCGTGACCTTCCAGCGCCTGCGCCGACGGGTCACGGCGCTATGGGGGCGCTACGGGCGGTAA
- a CDS encoding DUF47 domain-containing protein: protein MLGLFKAVMPKEDSFFDLFSAHARTLIDGAEALRDMTEGGDAVEAASARVYRHEEEADDITRQVMLAVRRSFITPFDRSDIQDLTTSLDDAIDQMRKTAKVVSLFEVKSFEPQMKEMAGVIVEAAKLTEQAVALLPKMRQNAHKLGEISVRIREIEEQSDHMYDQGRKDLFLASRANGPGGDPMAFIVGIDIYSHLEKVMDRFEDVANRISGIVVEQV, encoded by the coding sequence ATGCTGGGCTTGTTCAAGGCCGTCATGCCGAAGGAAGACTCGTTCTTCGACCTGTTCTCCGCTCACGCCCGCACGCTGATCGACGGCGCCGAGGCGCTGCGTGACATGACCGAGGGCGGCGACGCCGTCGAGGCCGCCAGCGCGCGCGTCTATCGCCACGAGGAAGAAGCCGACGACATCACCCGCCAGGTGATGCTGGCCGTGCGCCGCAGCTTCATCACCCCGTTCGACCGCAGCGACATCCAGGACCTGACCACCTCGCTGGACGACGCCATCGACCAGATGCGCAAGACCGCCAAGGTGGTCAGCCTGTTCGAGGTCAAGAGCTTCGAGCCTCAGATGAAGGAGATGGCGGGCGTCATCGTCGAAGCCGCCAAGCTGACGGAGCAGGCCGTCGCCCTGCTGCCCAAGATGCGCCAGAACGCCCACAAGCTGGGCGAGATCTCGGTGCGCATCCGCGAGATCGAGGAACAGTCCGACCACATGTACGACCAGGGCCGCAAGGACCTGTTCCTGGCCAGCCGAGCAAACGGCCCTGGCGGCGACCCGATGGCCTTCATCGTCGGCATCGACATCTACAGCCACCTCGAGAAGGTCATGGACCGCTTCGAGGACGTCGCCAACCGCATCAGCGGCATCGTCGTCGAGCAGGTCTAG
- a CDS encoding xanthine dehydrogenase family protein molybdopterin-binding subunit produces the protein MDGEILRDPTRRFVLQSGAAIGGGLLLSFTMTAEGQAAGDTQVNAYVRIAPDGKVTIASKVPEVGQGIKTSLPMLIAEELDVDWSAVTVEQAIADSKIYGRQVAGGSMATTLEYDGLRRVGASVRALLIQAAAARWSVPADSLTTDRGAVVHAASKRRASYGELAADAAKLTPPDPKSLTLKDPKAFRIIGKSHKSQNLDAITTGAPTFGIDMRLPDMLYATFAKAPTYGAKVAGVDLAPAKAVKGVRDAFVVEGGTNLQSIMPGVAVVADSWWAARKGREALDIKWAEHPTAAQSSAGFTAKAAELAKAPPHRTAYNDGDVDAALKGAAKTVSAAYSYPFLAHAPMEPQNCTAQVKDGKVEIWAPTQNPEAGRALVAKALNVDPSAITIHLIRCGGGFGRRLMNDYMVEAAVIASKVAAPVKLVWTREEDIQHDFYRPAGWHNLTAGLDASGAVVAWRDHFVTFGEGETFNTSSGMNSTQFPCRAVANYRHDISVMPLGFPTGYLRAPGNNAFGFVIQSFTDELAHAAGKDPVAFRREMLGAPRLLGEPGKGDSFHTGRMRDVLDLAAEMSGWGRKVPKGTGLGVACHFSHLGYVAVVIQATVKDGATKVDKAWAAVDCGRQIVNPSGAEQQVQGSVLDAIGSALYQGVTFENGAAVNSNFGDFPLLRIADAPPVEVRFKLSDNNPTGLGEPAYPPTPAALCNALFAATGKRIRSLPIGDQLA, from the coding sequence ATGGACGGCGAAATCCTACGCGACCCCACTCGGCGTTTCGTCCTGCAAAGCGGCGCGGCCATCGGCGGCGGCCTGCTGCTGAGCTTCACCATGACCGCCGAGGGTCAGGCGGCCGGCGACACTCAGGTCAACGCCTATGTCCGCATCGCGCCGGACGGCAAGGTCACCATCGCCTCCAAGGTCCCGGAGGTCGGGCAGGGGATCAAGACGTCGCTGCCGATGCTGATCGCCGAGGAGTTGGACGTCGACTGGTCGGCCGTGACGGTCGAGCAGGCCATCGCCGACAGCAAGATCTACGGCCGCCAGGTGGCCGGCGGCAGCATGGCCACGACCCTGGAATACGATGGTCTGCGCCGCGTCGGGGCCAGCGTCCGGGCGCTGCTGATCCAGGCCGCCGCCGCGCGCTGGAGCGTTCCGGCCGACAGCCTGACGACCGATCGCGGCGCGGTGGTCCACGCGGCCAGCAAGCGCCGCGCGTCCTACGGCGAACTGGCCGCCGACGCCGCCAAGCTGACCCCGCCCGACCCCAAGAGCCTGACCCTGAAGGATCCCAAGGCCTTCCGGATCATCGGCAAGAGCCACAAGAGCCAGAACCTCGACGCCATCACCACGGGCGCGCCGACCTTCGGCATCGACATGCGCCTGCCGGACATGCTGTACGCCACCTTCGCCAAGGCCCCGACCTATGGCGCGAAGGTCGCCGGCGTCGATCTCGCCCCGGCCAAGGCGGTCAAGGGCGTGCGCGACGCCTTCGTCGTCGAGGGTGGAACCAACCTGCAGAGCATCATGCCCGGCGTGGCGGTGGTGGCCGACAGTTGGTGGGCCGCCCGCAAAGGCCGCGAGGCGCTGGATATCAAGTGGGCCGAACACCCGACCGCCGCCCAGAGCAGCGCTGGCTTCACCGCCAAGGCCGCCGAACTGGCCAAGGCGCCGCCGCACCGCACCGCCTACAACGACGGCGACGTCGACGCGGCGCTGAAGGGCGCGGCCAAGACGGTCAGCGCCGCCTACAGCTACCCCTTTTTGGCCCACGCGCCGATGGAGCCGCAGAACTGCACGGCCCAGGTCAAGGACGGCAAGGTCGAGATCTGGGCCCCGACCCAGAATCCCGAGGCCGGCCGCGCGCTGGTCGCCAAGGCGCTGAACGTCGATCCGTCTGCGATCACCATCCACCTGATCCGCTGCGGCGGCGGCTTCGGCCGTCGGCTGATGAACGACTACATGGTCGAGGCGGCGGTGATCGCCTCGAAGGTCGCCGCGCCGGTCAAGCTGGTCTGGACCCGCGAGGAAGACATCCAGCACGACTTCTACCGCCCCGCTGGCTGGCACAACCTGACCGCCGGCCTGGACGCCAGCGGCGCGGTGGTCGCCTGGAGGGACCACTTTGTCACCTTCGGCGAGGGCGAGACCTTCAACACCTCCTCGGGCATGAACTCGACCCAGTTCCCGTGCCGCGCCGTGGCCAACTACCGCCACGACATCTCGGTCATGCCGCTGGGCTTCCCAACGGGCTACCTGCGCGCGCCGGGCAACAACGCCTTCGGCTTCGTGATCCAGAGCTTCACCGACGAACTGGCCCACGCCGCGGGCAAGGACCCTGTCGCCTTCCGTCGCGAGATGCTGGGCGCGCCGCGCCTGCTGGGCGAGCCGGGCAAGGGCGACAGCTTCCACACCGGCCGCATGCGCGACGTCCTCGATCTCGCCGCCGAGATGTCGGGGTGGGGCCGCAAGGTCCCGAAGGGAACCGGCCTCGGCGTCGCCTGCCACTTCAGCCACCTGGGCTATGTGGCGGTGGTCATCCAGGCGACCGTCAAGGATGGAGCGACCAAGGTCGACAAGGCCTGGGCCGCCGTCGATTGCGGCCGCCAGATCGTCAATCCCTCCGGCGCCGAGCAGCAGGTACAGGGCTCGGTGCTCGATGCGATCGGCAGCGCGCTCTACCAGGGCGTGACCTTCGAGAACGGCGCGGCGGTGAACAGCAACTTCGGCGACTTCCCGCTGTTGCGCATCGCCGACGCGCCGCCGGTCGAGGTGCGCTTCAAGCTGTCGGACAACAACCCGACGGGCCTGGGCGAGCCGGCCTATCCGCCGACGCCGGCGGCCCTGTGCAACGCGCTGTTCGCCGCCACGGGCAAGCGGATCCGGTCCCTGCCGATCGGCGATCAACTGGCTTGA
- a CDS encoding inorganic phosphate transporter — protein sequence MDPTLLILGFLIVVALAFDFLNGLHDAANSIATIVSTRVLSAKWAVLWAAFFNFIAFMFFGTGVAKMVGSGIIDPHIVSDRLIFGALGGAISWNLLTWWAGIPSSSSHALIGGLVGAAIAKVGGVGAIQWAGLSKTAAAIVVSPTLGFFLALLLVLIVSWTFLKSSPFFADRVFRKLQFVSAAAYSLGHGGNDAQKTMGIIAALLFAHGATHQAGHIPLWVILSCQTAMALGTLFGGWRIVHTMGSKITRLTPMQGFCAETGGAITLFFFTHLGIPVSTTHTITGAIVGVGASRRVSAVRWGVAKDIVIAWIVTLPAAALTAALFYYLGFWMK from the coding sequence GTGGACCCGACGCTCCTGATCCTGGGGTTTCTGATTGTCGTCGCCCTGGCGTTCGACTTTCTGAACGGCCTGCACGACGCCGCCAATTCGATCGCCACCATCGTCTCGACGCGCGTGCTGTCGGCGAAGTGGGCGGTGCTGTGGGCGGCCTTCTTCAACTTCATCGCCTTCATGTTCTTCGGCACCGGCGTTGCCAAGATGGTCGGCTCGGGGATCATCGATCCGCACATCGTCAGCGACCGGCTGATCTTCGGCGCCCTGGGCGGCGCGATCAGTTGGAACCTGCTGACCTGGTGGGCCGGCATCCCCTCGTCCAGCTCCCACGCCCTGATCGGCGGCCTGGTCGGCGCGGCCATCGCCAAGGTCGGCGGCGTCGGCGCCATCCAGTGGGCGGGCCTGTCCAAGACCGCCGCCGCCATCGTGGTCTCCCCGACCCTGGGCTTTTTCCTGGCCCTACTGCTGGTGCTGATCGTCTCCTGGACCTTCCTGAAGAGCTCGCCGTTCTTCGCCGACCGTGTGTTCCGCAAGTTGCAGTTCGTGTCGGCGGCCGCCTACAGCCTGGGCCACGGCGGCAACGACGCGCAGAAGACCATGGGCATCATCGCCGCCTTGCTGTTCGCGCATGGCGCCACGCATCAGGCGGGCCACATCCCGCTGTGGGTGATCCTCTCGTGCCAGACGGCGATGGCGCTGGGCACCCTGTTCGGCGGCTGGCGCATCGTCCACACCATGGGCAGCAAGATCACGCGCCTGACCCCGATGCAGGGCTTCTGCGCCGAGACGGGCGGGGCCATCACCCTGTTCTTCTTTACTCATCTCGGGATTCCGGTCTCGACGACTCACACGATCACGGGCGCTATTGTCGGCGTCGGCGCTTCGCGCCGGGTCTCGGCGGTGCGCTGGGGCGTGGCCAAGGACATCGTCATCGCCTGGATCGTCACCTTGCCGGCGGCGGCCCTCACGGCGGCGCTGTTCTACTATCTCGGGTTCTGGATGAAGTGA
- a CDS encoding PepSY domain-containing protein — MDVSADKRHAAKTKAAGKPIWPKIPAEFVRAMLAGHSALGLAFAALIYLVCFSGSIAVFTQEFERWEQPAGPVLRAVSPHAVNAAVQDAVARNPKAHDLLVRLPEPANPRLSVQADDASGREHTYVADQTGRLVREARTPWAEFQAKLHTVLHLPSTWGRFVVGLTGVALLSSLISGVLSHPRVFKDAFAFRWGGSKRLQEADLHNRISVWGLPFHLAVSLTGAFLGLTTIIVGVLALATFKGDTTKAYALFTGPTVKDDPRPAKVMDVGAALTAVTARHPDARPTYLYVQHPGERGQHVNVNVVTENRLSRGETVVVDGDGKILGEVGYEGNALGFRVLSAMTPLHFGWFGGWPVKVAYLLLGLGLTAVTSSGVAIWLARRRDKGRPTPRWERIWIAFVWSQPVAYAFSALVALLSPQAAPVAVWGLATLACCAAALVGSPAGISVALRRIGASLIALVALVHGAFHGQGMADPVGWGMDAALLATALLLAATTLARRPSAAR, encoded by the coding sequence ATGGACGTCTCCGCCGACAAGCGCCACGCCGCCAAGACCAAGGCCGCGGGCAAGCCGATCTGGCCGAAGATCCCCGCCGAGTTCGTCCGCGCCATGCTGGCCGGTCACTCGGCCCTGGGCCTAGCCTTCGCGGCGCTGATCTATCTGGTCTGCTTTTCCGGCTCGATCGCTGTGTTCACTCAGGAGTTCGAGCGCTGGGAGCAGCCGGCGGGACCAGTGCTGCGCGCGGTGTCGCCCCACGCCGTGAACGCCGCCGTCCAGGACGCCGTCGCGCGCAACCCGAAGGCCCACGACCTGCTGGTCCGCCTGCCCGAACCCGCCAACCCTCGCCTGAGCGTTCAGGCCGACGACGCCAGCGGCCGCGAACACACCTATGTCGCCGATCAGACCGGTCGTCTCGTGAGAGAGGCGCGGACGCCCTGGGCCGAGTTCCAGGCCAAGCTGCATACCGTGCTTCACCTGCCCAGCACATGGGGCCGGTTCGTGGTGGGCCTGACCGGCGTGGCGCTGCTGTCGTCGCTGATTTCGGGCGTGCTGTCGCATCCCCGGGTCTTCAAGGACGCCTTCGCCTTCCGCTGGGGGGGCTCCAAGCGCCTGCAGGAGGCCGACCTCCATAATCGGATCTCGGTCTGGGGCCTGCCCTTCCACCTCGCCGTCTCCCTGACCGGCGCCTTCCTGGGCCTGACGACGATCATCGTCGGCGTCCTGGCCCTGGCGACCTTCAAGGGCGACACGACCAAGGCCTATGCGCTGTTCACCGGTCCCACCGTGAAGGACGATCCGCGCCCGGCCAAGGTCATGGACGTCGGCGCCGCCCTTACCGCCGTGACGGCGCGCCATCCGGACGCGCGGCCGACCTATCTCTACGTCCAGCATCCCGGCGAGCGCGGCCAGCACGTCAACGTCAATGTCGTGACCGAAAACCGCCTGTCGCGCGGCGAGACCGTTGTGGTCGACGGCGACGGCAAGATCCTGGGCGAGGTCGGCTATGAGGGGAACGCGCTGGGCTTTCGCGTGCTCTCGGCCATGACGCCGCTGCACTTCGGCTGGTTCGGCGGCTGGCCGGTCAAGGTCGCGTACCTGTTGCTGGGCCTTGGCCTGACGGCCGTGACCTCGAGCGGCGTCGCCATCTGGCTGGCTCGGCGCCGCGACAAGGGCCGTCCCACTCCGCGCTGGGAGCGGATCTGGATCGCCTTCGTCTGGAGCCAGCCGGTCGCCTACGCCTTTTCGGCCCTGGTCGCGCTGCTGTCGCCCCAAGCCGCGCCCGTGGCGGTCTGGGGCCTGGCGACCCTGGCGTGCTGCGCGGCGGCGCTCGTCGGCTCGCCGGCCGGGATTTCCGTGGCGCTGCGCCGGATCGGCGCCAGCCTGATCGCTCTGGTCGCCCTGGTCCATGGCGCCTTTCACGGCCAAGGAATGGCCGATCCGGTCGGCTGGGGCATGGACGCGGCCCTGCTGGCGACCGCGCTTCTGCTGGCGGCGACGACCCTCGCTCGCCGACCAAGCGCCGCGCGGTGA